In Colwellia sp. M166, a genomic segment contains:
- a CDS encoding sigma-70 family RNA polymerase sigma factor → MTKPQVSYNMATKQVRYEALVKALHADLYRYGYWLCHDKHIAEDLVQETFLRAWRALDSLKDEKAAKSWLITILRRENARRFERKRFEMSEYEEATITDVKATSNEQEIENYWLREKIAQMPEEYREPLVLQVIGGFSGEEIANILSLNKNTVMTRLFRARNQLKEAVDDEPKLRGLHNG, encoded by the coding sequence ATGACAAAGCCTCAGGTCTCTTACAACATGGCGACAAAACAAGTTAGATACGAAGCACTCGTTAAAGCATTACATGCCGATTTATATCGGTATGGTTACTGGCTATGCCATGACAAGCATATTGCTGAAGACTTAGTGCAAGAAACATTTTTACGTGCATGGCGCGCGCTTGACTCATTGAAAGATGAAAAGGCAGCAAAGTCATGGTTAATTACGATTCTTCGCAGAGAAAATGCCCGCCGATTTGAGCGTAAGCGTTTTGAAATGAGCGAATATGAAGAGGCGACAATTACCGATGTAAAAGCAACGAGTAATGAACAAGAAATTGAAAACTATTGGTTACGCGAAAAAATCGCTCAAATGCCGGAAGAGTACCGAGAGCCGCTAGTTTTACAGGTTATTGGAGGTTTCAGTGGTGAAGAAATCGCTAACATTTTGTCATTAAATAAAAATACCGTTATGACACGATTATTTCGTGCTCGCAATCAATTAAAAGAGGCCGTAGACGACGAGCCAAAATTAAGAGGTCTACACAATGGATGA
- a CDS encoding DUF3379 domain-containing protein, whose translation MDDLQFRRSILADPKSRDDATNEAIKNDAAKQKFAHDVSALDDKIAQAMNIPVPDGLYDNLILRQTMASHQQQKRTTRVRLAMAASVAFVMGLTVNFMMFSSTYKNLGDYAIAHVNHEAAHFSNDAQPTVTLASLNEKMAKFKGSFSSTLGKLMFADYCRFDGSMSLHLVFQGQSSPVNIFILPDDKDIKFIADFANDKLQGQSSNFNHSNIVVVGDKNEPIQQWQERVKQNITWSI comes from the coding sequence ATGGATGATTTGCAATTTAGACGTAGCATATTAGCAGATCCAAAAAGTCGTGATGATGCAACAAATGAAGCCATCAAAAACGACGCAGCGAAACAAAAGTTTGCACACGATGTTTCTGCATTAGATGATAAAATTGCGCAAGCAATGAACATTCCCGTACCTGATGGTTTATACGATAATTTAATCTTACGCCAAACAATGGCCAGCCATCAGCAGCAAAAAAGAACAACACGTGTACGTTTAGCGATGGCAGCTTCTGTGGCATTTGTTATGGGCTTAACCGTTAACTTTATGATGTTTTCTAGCACCTATAAAAATTTAGGTGACTATGCCATTGCTCATGTTAATCATGAAGCCGCTCATTTTTCAAACGATGCTCAGCCAACAGTAACATTGGCGTCATTAAACGAAAAAATGGCCAAATTTAAGGGCAGTTTTAGTAGTACCTTAGGTAAGCTAATGTTTGCTGATTATTGCCGTTTTGATGGCAGTATGAGCCTGCATTTAGTGTTTCAAGGCCAATCAAGTCCGGTCAATATTTTCATTTTGCCTGATGATAAAGATATTAAATTCATTGCTGATTTTGCCAACGACAAGTTACAAGGTCAGTCTTCGAACTTTAATCATTCTAATATCGTTGTTGTTGGTGATAAGAATGAACCGATACAGCAGTGGCAAGAACGCGTTAAGCAAAATATTACTTGGTCAATTTAG
- the putP gene encoding sodium/proline symporter PutP: MAVGTMISLALYFIVMLGIGIYAYRKSTSDVSGFMLGGRSLGPGVTALSAGASDMSGWMLMGVPGLMFAVGLSSAWISFGLILGAYLNYLIVAPRLRTYTELANDSITLPDFFENRFADKSRALRITSSVVIILFFTLYTSSGIVAGGKLFESSFGLSYEVGLYITAGVVVLYTLFGGFLAVSLTDFVQGCIMFLALVLVPIVAVTNVGGTATMLDTIEQINPEFLNLFSGVSIIAIISALAWGLGYFGQPHIIVRFMAIRSVDDLPKARRIGMSWMIVSLFGAMATGFAGVAYVAKTGMKIDDSETIFILLGQVLFHPLIAGFLLAAILAAIMSTISSQLLVTSSSLTGDFYQAFLNKNASEKQLVFVGRLSVALVALVAVFLAYDRNSSILTLVSNAWAGFGAAFGPLVIMSLYWKKMNRHGALAGMLTGAFTVLVWIYAPITINGESLSSVMYEIVPGFIMASIAIVVVSRLTPKEQPELEAVFDQVAAKH; encoded by the coding sequence ATGGCAGTAGGAACAATGATTTCATTGGCACTTTATTTTATTGTTATGTTAGGAATAGGTATATACGCCTATAGAAAGTCAACCAGTGATGTTTCTGGCTTTATGTTAGGAGGACGTAGTTTGGGCCCAGGGGTAACAGCGCTTTCTGCTGGCGCCTCGGATATGAGCGGTTGGATGCTTATGGGGGTGCCAGGACTAATGTTTGCTGTGGGGTTAAGTAGTGCTTGGATCTCTTTTGGTTTGATCTTGGGGGCATATTTAAACTACCTTATTGTCGCGCCAAGGTTAAGAACCTATACTGAACTGGCAAATGATTCTATTACTCTGCCTGATTTTTTTGAAAATCGTTTTGCTGATAAATCCCGTGCATTGCGAATTACTTCCTCTGTTGTCATTATTCTATTTTTTACCTTATACACGTCGTCAGGCATTGTTGCTGGCGGTAAACTCTTTGAAAGCTCGTTTGGTTTAAGCTATGAAGTTGGTTTGTATATTACTGCTGGTGTGGTGGTGCTTTATACGTTGTTTGGTGGCTTTTTAGCGGTGAGCTTAACTGACTTTGTTCAAGGCTGTATTATGTTTCTCGCCCTTGTTTTAGTCCCTATTGTTGCTGTTACCAACGTTGGCGGCACTGCAACTATGCTAGATACGATTGAGCAGATAAACCCTGAGTTTTTGAACTTATTTAGTGGTGTGAGTATTATTGCGATCATTTCTGCTTTGGCGTGGGGTTTGGGTTACTTTGGCCAGCCGCATATTATTGTTCGTTTTATGGCTATTCGTTCTGTTGATGACTTGCCAAAAGCAAGAAGAATAGGCATGAGCTGGATGATAGTATCTTTGTTTGGCGCTATGGCTACCGGTTTTGCTGGCGTGGCTTATGTAGCGAAAACCGGGATGAAAATCGATGATTCAGAGACGATATTTATTTTATTGGGACAAGTGCTTTTTCATCCACTTATTGCTGGCTTCTTATTGGCAGCGATATTAGCGGCAATTATGAGTACGATTTCCTCGCAATTATTGGTGACCTCGAGTTCATTAACTGGTGACTTTTACCAAGCGTTTTTGAACAAAAATGCCAGTGAAAAACAATTAGTATTCGTTGGTCGCTTATCTGTCGCTTTAGTTGCGCTTGTGGCTGTGTTTCTTGCTTATGATCGAAACAGCTCAATTTTAACCTTAGTCAGCAATGCTTGGGCCGGTTTTGGTGCGGCGTTTGGTCCATTGGTTATTATGAGTTTGTACTGGAAGAAGATGAACAGACACGGTGCATTAGCCGGTATGTTAACCGGAGCCTTTACTGTATTAGTGTGGATATATGCGCCAATAACAATTAATGGCGAGTCTTTGAGCTCGGTGATGTATGAGATAGTACCTGGTTTTATTATGGCAAGTATTGCTATTGTGGTAGTGAGCCGATTAACACCGAAAGAGCAACCAGAACTAGAGGCTGTGTTTGATCAGGTTGCTGCTAAACATTAG